Proteins encoded together in one Lathamus discolor isolate bLatDis1 chromosome 3, bLatDis1.hap1, whole genome shotgun sequence window:
- the CCDC17 gene encoding coiled-coil domain-containing protein 17 isoform X3 has translation MAAFTCPRCRMAFSSRPLLRAHEEQLCLGTPAAPRLPTGQPLPAEGAPGAAGRPRDTAGVSRAGDPAGPGRRLLLPPGSSAAVQGPMRAGGAPLGDVLTPRERALLRAAGPAAGRTTAEGAPARPPAPPRGHQQRPAELVEAHERRMAEIRARTQRLEQHREGLCQRLAALRAQAAVDPQPPKQGDVELTQAPLRHGRPAPRHPPASRRAARRRGQVRAVGDGGSELCPHEPRHRLIPGRGRALRLSYLRAGGHDPHILDQLLHLQVEATVLEKGPQGQHRGKRPAVPAEPPSTGAQGLDAALLAVELENRRLEDELLAVKVRRERRADAGSRAAQRQAQELAQLQAEVGMLRCHTERMGPRLPPAILPPPVAPPLPAALPAPELLVPLSDFPRTSPGPAWAQAAPQPPATPMCPRASPPLWLWRILHLLRSSQHSTDLPIPRALSRGSPTRGNHSSPLREQNPW, from the exons ATGGCGGCCTTCACCTGCCCCCGCTGCCGCATGGCCTTCAGCTCCCGGCCGCTGCTGCGGGCGCATGAGGAGCAGCTGTGCCTCGGCACGCCGGCGGCCCCCCGCCTCCCTACGGGGCAGCCGCTGCCTGCGGAGGGGGCTCCGGGCGCGGCGGGGAGGCCGCGGGACACG GCCGGGGTGTCCCGGGCCGGGGACCCCGCCGGGCCaggccgccgcctcctcctgcctcctggcTCCTCAGCGGCCGTGCAGGGGCCCATGCGAGCAGGAGGGGCTCCCCTGGGGGACGTGCTCACCCCCCGCGAGAGGGCCCTGCTCCGCGCGGCCGGCCCCGCGGCCGGGAGGACGACAGCGGAG GGTGCGCCCGCCCGGCCGCCAGCCCCGCCGCGGGGGCACCAGCAGCGGCCAGCGGAGCTGGTGGAGGCCCATGAGCGCCGCATGGCCGAAATCCGGGCCAGGACCCAGCGGctggagcagcacagagagg GGTTGTGCCAGCGGCTGGCGGCTCTGCGGGCTCAGGCAGCCGTGGACCCCCAGCCCCCCAAGCAGGGGGACGTGGAGCTGACCCAGGCCCCGCTCAGACAC GGCCGCCCTGCACCTCGACACCCTCCTGCCAGCCGCCGGGCCGCTCGCCGCCGAGGCCAGGTGAGGGCTGTGGGTGATGGCGGCTCTGAGCTGTGTCCCCATGAGCCCCGGCACCGGCTCATTCCCGGCCGCGGCAGGGCCCTGCGCCTGTCCTACCTGCGCGCCGGGGGACACGACCCGCACATCCTGGACCAGCTCCTGCACCTCCAGGTGGAGGCCACAGTGCTGGAGAAAGGACCCCAAGGGCAGCACAGAGGCAAGAGGCCGG CTGTGCCGGCAGAGCCCCCCAGCACTGGTGCCCAGGGCCTGGATGCGGCGCTGCTGGCGGTGGAGCTGGAGAACCGGCGGCTGGAAGATGAGCTCTTGGCAGTGAAGgtcaggagggagaggagagctgaTGCCG GCTCGCGGGCAGCCCAGCGGCAGGCACAGGAGCTGGCCCAGCTCCAGGCAGAGGTGGGGATGCTGCGATGCCACACGGAGCGGATGGGGCCCCGGCTGCCCCCTGCCATCCTCCCGCCCCCCGTGGCCCCCCCACtcccagcagccctgcctgcaccagaGCTGCTTGTG CCACTTTCCGACTTCCCCAGGACTTCCCCAGGCCCAGCCTGGGCAcaggcagccccacagcccccggCCACCCCCATGTGCCCCCGGGCCTCACCTCCTTTGTGGCTCTGGAGGATCCTCCACCTGCTCAGgagctcccagcacagcacagacctCCCAATCCCCAGAG cccTTTCTAGGGGAAGCCCAACAAGAGGTAACCACAGCTCACCCCTGAGAGAGCAAAACCCATGGTGA